A region from the Panicum hallii strain FIL2 chromosome 1, PHallii_v3.1, whole genome shotgun sequence genome encodes:
- the LOC112896079 gene encoding classical arabinogalactan protein 9-like, translated as MHRHKRISSASFPAPASSLHDTAGPPLLPPPRALALLLPSSTRAAIRPSPRRLCSSSPRAADLLTAHPCASSPGGLASPRACLLPALASTPPAAAESHSRPASSLPRPYAPPPNLAPRPASSPSCTSSSWASYLPETNLPRTSSTSSSTRAGLHMRHRSSIPPLLHAR; from the coding sequence ATGCACCGCCACAAGCGGATCTCGTCAGCGTCCTTCCCCGCGCCAGCCTCCTCCCTCCACGACACCGCCGGtcctcccctcctccctcctccacGCGCGCTGGCACTTCTTCTCCCCTCCTCCACACGCGCTGCCATTCGTCCTTCCCCTAGGCGCCTGTGCTCCTCCtctccgcgcgccgccgaccTCCTCACCGCGCACCCGTGCGCCTCCTCCCCGGGCGGACTCGCCTCTCCTCGTGCCTGCCTCCTCCCCGCGCTGGCCTCGaccccgcccgccgctgccgaaTCTCACTCCAGGCCGGCCTCCTCCCTGCCTCGACCCTACGCGCCGCCGCCGAATCTTGCACCCAGGCCGGCCTCCTCCCCGAgctgcacctcctcctcctgggccaGCTACCTTCCTGAGACAAACCTCCCCCGCACGTCATCGACCTCCTCCTCGACCCGCGCTGGCCTCCACATGCGCCACCGCTCCTCCATCCCTCCCCTCCTCCACGCGCGCTAG